The Amycolatopsis sp. QT-25 genomic sequence GCGCGCCGGTGGTGAACCTCGGCGACCTCACCGCGCGGTGGACCAACGACCGCTGGCGCTCCGCCCTGCACCGGGTCGTGCCGGGTCCGTCAGCGGCGAAGGGTGGCGTTCTTCTTCGGCGGCGACCACGACGCGCGGTTCGCAGGCCTCCCGGCCTGCCGCTCCGCCGAAATATCCGCCGGACCGCGGCTGTGGAAAAATTTCCGGTGGAAGACGTCCGGTCCTCCTCCGGCGGCTCCGACGTCCCCGGCAGAAGGCACCGACGCGGTGCCCGCCGAGAGGAGAGAACCGTGAAGTACATGATCATGATGATGGGGTCGCAGCAGGACCTCGACAGCATCGGTGGCAACTGGAGCGCCGACGACGTCACGGCCCTGCACGAGTTCATGGCCGACTGGAACAACGCCCTGGTCGAATCCGGGGAGTTCGTCGACGCGCAGGGCCTTTCCCAGCCTGCTCACGCCCGGCGCATCTCCCTGCGCGACGGCGCGCCCGTGGTGACCGACGGACCGTACGCCGAGACGCAGGAGGTCCTGGTCGGCTACACCATCGTCGACACCGCGAGCTACGACCGCGCGACCGAGATCGCGGCGAAGCTGGCGGACACCCCTCATCCGGAGGACATGTCGCTCGGCCGCGAGTGGTACGTCGACATCCGGCCGTGCGCCGACAGCTTCGAAGAACTGGAGCTGTAAGTGCCGGACAGCGGTGCCGAGGAGCTGCTGCGCACGCTGTCGCCGCAGGTCCTCGGCGCCGTCGTCCGCCGCTACGGTCACTTCGACCTGGCGGAGGACGCGACCCAGGAAGCACTGCTCGCGGCCTCGACGCGATGGCCCGCCGGCGGACGCCCCGACGATCCGCGCGCCTGGCTCATCACCGTCGCCTCACGGCGGCTGACCGACCTGCTCCGCGCCGAGCAAGCGCGGCGCCGTCGCGAGGACACCGTCGTCCAGCGGACGTTGCCGGAGGAGCACCTCGCCCCTTCCGCGGACCGGCGGGCCGCCGACTCGGACGACACACTCGTCCTGCTCTTCCTGTGCTGTCACCCGTCGCTCTCACCCGCGTCGCAGATCGCGCTGACCCTGCGGGCGGTCGGCGGCCTCACCACGGCGGAGATCGCCCGCGCCTTCCTGGTCCCCGAAGCGACGATGACCCGGCGGATCACCCGCGCGAAGGCCGGCATCAAGTCCAGCGGCGTCCCGTTCGGCATGCCACCGGCGGCGGACCGCGCCGCGCGGCTCGACGCGGTGCTGCACGTGCTGTACCTGATCTTCAACGAGGGTTACGTCAGCACGTCCGGCCCCGATCTGGTGCGGGGCGAGCTGTCCGCCGAAGCCATCCGGCTGACCAGGATCGTCCACCGGCTGTTGCCGGACGACAGCGAGGTCGCCGGCCTGCTCGCGCTGATGCTGCTCACCGACGCGCGCCGCCCGGCGAGGACGGGGCCGGACGGCGCGCCGATCCCGATGTCCGGACAGGACCGGAGCCGGTGGGACACCGAGTACGTCACCGAGGGCGTCGCGCTGCTGTCCGAGGCCTTGCCGCACGGCCCGACCGGGCAGTTCCAGATCCAGGCGGCGATCGCCGCATTGCACGACGAGGCGCCGAGCGCCGAAAAGACCGACTGGCCGCAGATCGAGGCCCTCTACGAACTGCTGTTGCGTCTCTCCGACAATCCCGTGGTGGCGTTGAACCACGCCGTCGCCGTCGGGATGGCTCGCGGTCCGCGAGAAGGGCTGGCGGCACTGGGAAAACTCGGCGACCGGATCTCCGGTGACCACCGCTACCACGCCGCCCGCGCGCATCTGCTCGAACTGGCAGGCGAAACCGCCGCGGCCATCGAGTCCTATGTGGACGCCGCACGGCGGGCGACGGGCCTGCCGCAACAGCGCTATCTGCACTCACGCGCCGCACGCCTGCGCTGACTCGTGTGGATCCCGGCAAGGCACGGAGGGCGAACGTGGTGAGCTGGAGGCGGAGCGACCTCGCCGAAGCTCTGGCCCGCCCTCGACGACGTCGTGAGTGACAAGGAGCGTTCTATTGAAGGGTAAGGCAATCGTGTCGTGTCGCCGGAGCTTCGGATGGCCCGATCGCCGGAGTCCGGCACGGCTGTCATTGTCCACAAAGGACTTCAGAAAGGTTCTCGGCGCCCGGTTTGAGCATTTGTACAGCCTTACGCGGGGTCGTGAATGGCGAGGACGGTCAGGTCGAAAGTGTCTCGGATACCACCGCATTTCGACCTAAGCTGATCACAGGCCCGTGGCGGCCCCCCTCCCTACACCGAAGGCACGGCAAGGAGGCCCTCACGCACTTCGGCAGACGAGGGTCGGGTCTCGTCGGCTTCGCCGGTGCGCTGGGGGCGAACATGGGGTACATGAAGGCCCCTTCCTTGCGCTAGACGCAAGGAAGGGGCCTTCATGTACCCCACAACAGAGAACCACGGCGGGCACAGGGGTCTATTCGCCACTCACGCCCCCCGGTACAGACCTCGCACCAGCCCGGCTTCTAGCAGCTCAGCAGCAGCCCGGTGACAGCCGTGCAAGTCGATGTCGACGTGTCGTTGGCCGCGTTCGGGTCGGCGACGGAGCTCTGCGTGATCTTCGCGGTCGTCTTGACCTGCCCGAGGGACAGCAGCCCGGCGGCCACCGAGAACTTGGCCGTGCCACTGGCTCCGGAGGCGAGCGACGAGAAGTCGCAGTGGACGGTCTTCGTACCGCCCGGATTCGAGCAGGTGGACGAGCCGGTGAAGTCCAGCCCGGTGCCCAGGGTGGACACCACCCGGACGCCGGACGCCGCGGCCGGGCCCGCGTTCGTGACCTTGACCGTGTATTCGATTGACGACGTCAGGACCCCGCGCGGCGACGCGGTCAGCGTGACACCGAGGTCGGCGGCGCTCGGCGTGTCGGTGACGGTCAGCACGGGACCGTCGAGGATCTCGAAACTGTAGTTGTCACCGACGAACTGGTGCTGCAGGGTGACGTCGCCCAGCGGGGCGTCGTCCTTGATCCGGAAGGTGAACACCACGGTCTTGCTCTGGCCGGGGGTCACGGTGCCGACCCCGCCGCGGATACTGCCGCCGAGCATGTCGCAGGCGAACGCACCGGGGCAGGACACCAGGTCGACGATGCCCGGCAGCGAGGATTCTTTGCCATACAGCGTCGCCTTGCCACCTTCGACGGTCGACGTGGCGTCGGCGTTGTAGACGGTTTGCGTGACGGTGAACGTCTGTCCACGTTGGACGGTGGTCGGCGAGACCGCCACCGCGCTGGTCGGCGGGGCCGCGTTCGCGGAAACGGGCGTCACGAGCATGATCGTGGCCACCGCGGCCACCAGAGACAGAAGTGAGGCTCTTCGAAGCTTCATCGTTTCTCACTGTTCCGGTCGGGGGCGTCGCGCCGATCGGTGCGGACAACGATCAGTCGCCGAAGAACGGGCGTTCGTTACCGTTGTCTCGCCCCGAGTGGCCCGCCGGCCCTCACCCGCTCGGACCAACAGTGCCGCGTGTTCCCTGGTCACGGCGACATCGTGGCGGCACGGCGGAGCGTGGAAGCGCATTCGCCTCCGCGTAGGCGAATTGATCCTTTTAGCCCCTTCGCGCCCCGTTCGACTTCTTCCCGCAGGGCACCACTTTCGCTGTACTCCCGGCGCAGCCGTCCGATGTCGGCGCGAGCCGGGATGGGCGTCGCGCAGGGTGTCCGCGCCTGGCAGAGAGCGCTCGCACCGCTGATCCCGGCCGAACGGCGCGTGGTCGTCGATACCCTGCACGCCTGCGAAGACGGACCGGCCGATCAGGAGGAGCGGTGCGCTACCTGCTCATGCTTTGCGGGAGCGTCGGCGACGACGCGCTCGAAACGGACATCACCGAGCCCTGCCGCGCCTGGGGTGAAGAGATGACGCGACGGGGCCTGCGCGTCAACGACATGGGTCTGCGTCCGCCCGAGTCGGCGACGGCCGTCCGCGTCCGCGACGGCGAGGCGCTGCTCACCGACGGGCCGTTCGCCGAGACCAAGGAACAGATCGGTGGCAGCACCATCCTCGAATGCGAAAGCCGCGAACAGGCCGTCGAGGCGGCGAAAACCCACCCCTGGGCCGCGATCGGGACGATCGAAGTGCGCGAACTGCTCGAGCCGGTGAGCTGATCGCCGTCGTCAGAGTTCGTCCGGCAGGCCGTCGCGCGCGTACACGAGAGCGAAACGATCGCAGTTGCGCGGCGGCCCGTTCGGTTCCTCCGGATACGGACCGCGTATCCGGGTGCGGAACATCCGGGGCCGGTTTCGTTGCGGTAACCGAGGGGTGCGCTCCTAGCATCGCGTTCGCCGCCGGTGATCGGAAACCGGCAA encodes the following:
- a CDS encoding YciI family protein, which gives rise to MALVPPVGLGIWDDVDRAEGAPVVNLGDLTARWTNDRWRSALHRVVPGPSAAKGGVLLRRRPRRAVRRPPGLPLRRNIRRTAAVEKFPVEDVRSSSGGSDVPGRRHRRGARREERTVKYMIMMMGSQQDLDSIGGNWSADDVTALHEFMADWNNALVESGEFVDAQGLSQPAHARRISLRDGAPVVTDGPYAETQEVLVGYTIVDTASYDRATEIAAKLADTPHPEDMSLGREWYVDIRPCADSFEELEL
- a CDS encoding sigma-70 family RNA polymerase sigma factor, whose translation is MPDSGAEELLRTLSPQVLGAVVRRYGHFDLAEDATQEALLAASTRWPAGGRPDDPRAWLITVASRRLTDLLRAEQARRRREDTVVQRTLPEEHLAPSADRRAADSDDTLVLLFLCCHPSLSPASQIALTLRAVGGLTTAEIARAFLVPEATMTRRITRAKAGIKSSGVPFGMPPAADRAARLDAVLHVLYLIFNEGYVSTSGPDLVRGELSAEAIRLTRIVHRLLPDDSEVAGLLALMLLTDARRPARTGPDGAPIPMSGQDRSRWDTEYVTEGVALLSEALPHGPTGQFQIQAAIAALHDEAPSAEKTDWPQIEALYELLLRLSDNPVVALNHAVAVGMARGPREGLAALGKLGDRISGDHRYHAARAHLLELAGETAAAIESYVDAARRATGLPQQRYLHSRAARLR
- a CDS encoding YciI family protein — its product is MRYLLMLCGSVGDDALETDITEPCRAWGEEMTRRGLRVNDMGLRPPESATAVRVRDGEALLTDGPFAETKEQIGGSTILECESREQAVEAAKTHPWAAIGTIEVRELLEPVS